Proteins co-encoded in one Spirosoma endbachense genomic window:
- a CDS encoding ABC transporter permease, with protein MIRFLSCCLFFAAVYCPLFAQQSYDIEAGKPAQLNGIDYGFEINNERRIEISGESFMRYEVTIYVTNKSNCTKLFFPRQTVFGQENLNELASFDCLNANGKRLTSKGGKIMARPFTVPYQQKIKNAEGKEVTTTTNIQAGHMIRNGETVNNTFIAIVPNGERPQMKVRIREIPDL; from the coding sequence ATGATCCGTTTTTTGAGCTGTTGTCTGTTCTTCGCAGCAGTCTATTGTCCGCTTTTTGCCCAGCAGTCTTATGATATTGAAGCCGGTAAACCAGCCCAGCTTAATGGTATTGACTATGGTTTTGAAATCAATAATGAGCGTCGTATCGAAATCAGTGGGGAGTCTTTTATGCGGTATGAGGTAACCATTTATGTCACAAACAAGAGTAATTGTACGAAACTATTTTTTCCTCGTCAGACCGTTTTTGGTCAGGAAAATCTAAACGAACTTGCCTCATTCGATTGTCTAAACGCTAATGGAAAACGGTTAACGTCTAAAGGCGGCAAAATCATGGCAAGACCTTTTACGGTACCTTACCAGCAGAAAATTAAAAACGCGGAGGGAAAAGAAGTAACGACGACAACCAATATTCAGGCAGGCCACATGATCCGGAACGGCGAAACGGTCAATAATACATTCATTGCGATTGTGCCGAATGGAGAACGCCCACAGATGAAGGTTCGAATCCGGGAAATTCCGGATTTATAA
- a CDS encoding NUDIX hydrolase, translating to MIHYTHPSRILVALDCIIFGFDGEEIKLLLIKRNFEPEKGKWSLMGGFLNETEDLEAASQRILYELTGLTNNYLEQLQTFGAVNRDPVERTISVVYYALVNIEQQDVNTIKAHNAYWLSLNNKPELIFDHNAMVEQALHRLRYKAALHAIGFELLPEKFTIPQLQKLYEAIYKTQLDRRNFSRKIMSTGLLVSTGEKDTNSVTKKGQLYRLNSEKYQQYLTDYVSFFPELTLA from the coding sequence ATGATTCATTATACGCACCCTAGCCGGATTCTGGTAGCGCTTGACTGTATTATTTTCGGCTTCGATGGCGAAGAGATTAAATTGCTTCTGATCAAGCGCAACTTTGAGCCCGAAAAAGGGAAGTGGTCGCTCATGGGTGGGTTTTTGAACGAGACAGAAGACCTGGAAGCCGCTTCGCAGCGCATTTTATACGAACTGACCGGGCTGACCAATAATTACCTGGAGCAACTTCAAACATTTGGTGCCGTGAACCGCGATCCGGTTGAGCGTACGATCTCGGTCGTTTATTACGCACTTGTTAACATTGAACAGCAGGACGTAAATACCATAAAGGCACACAATGCGTATTGGCTCAGCTTGAATAACAAGCCTGAACTGATCTTTGATCATAACGCAATGGTTGAACAGGCCCTGCACCGGTTACGCTATAAAGCCGCTCTTCACGCGATCGGTTTTGAACTGTTACCCGAAAAATTCACGATTCCTCAGCTCCAGAAGCTGTATGAGGCCATCTACAAGACGCAACTTGATCGTCGGAACTTCAGCCGAAAGATCATGTCGACGGGACTTTTGGTCAGTACTGGCGAGAAAGACACCAATTCAGTTACCAAGAAAGGGCAACTGTATCGGCTCAATTCCGAAAAATATCAGCAATACCTGACAGACTACGTTAGCTTCTTCCCTGAACTGACACTGGCGTAA
- a CDS encoding glycoside hydrolase family 125 protein: MDRRQFIQQSSMASAGLLINHSSVLSAPASDFPVVRAVAGQRNFTSTAVEQTIGRMHKTIRDPELAWLFENCFPNTLDTTVQFRTANGKPDTFVITGDIDAMWLRDSTAQVWPYLPLIKQDKELRQLIEGVIRRQAQCIIRDPYANAFYADATKEGEWKKDVTAMKPGLHERKWELDSLCYPIRLAYHYWKTTGDTSPFDADWLKAMTLVLQTCREQQRKVNRGPYKFGRETSWSTDTVPGNGYGNPTRPTGLIHSIFRPSDDATVFPFYVPSNWFAVASFRQLATMIDQIQPAEVAFAKDCRTLATEVEGALKQYAIYEHPKYGKIYALEVDGYGNRLLQDDANVPNLLALPYLGACPVSDPVYRSTRRFVLSPDNPYFFRGKAAEGVGSPHTLVNSIWPMSLIMRALTSTDDQEILAQLRLLKKTHAGTGFMHESFDQDDPTKFTRKWFAWANTLFGELILKLAAERPHLLSKPV; encoded by the coding sequence ATGGATCGCCGTCAGTTCATTCAACAGTCCAGCATGGCCAGTGCAGGCTTACTCATCAATCATTCGTCCGTATTGTCAGCGCCAGCCTCTGATTTTCCCGTGGTCCGGGCAGTAGCAGGCCAGCGTAACTTCACGAGCACGGCCGTTGAACAAACCATCGGGCGGATGCATAAAACCATTCGCGATCCTGAATTAGCCTGGCTGTTTGAAAACTGTTTCCCCAACACGCTCGATACCACCGTGCAGTTTAGGACCGCGAACGGCAAGCCTGATACGTTTGTCATTACCGGCGACATCGACGCTATGTGGTTACGCGACAGCACAGCGCAGGTGTGGCCCTATCTGCCGCTAATCAAACAGGATAAAGAACTTCGGCAACTGATCGAGGGCGTCATTCGACGGCAGGCCCAGTGTATTATCCGCGACCCCTATGCGAACGCGTTTTATGCCGACGCAACCAAAGAGGGCGAGTGGAAAAAAGACGTTACGGCGATGAAACCGGGGCTCCACGAACGCAAATGGGAATTAGATTCGCTCTGCTACCCTATTCGATTGGCTTACCACTACTGGAAAACTACCGGCGACACGAGTCCATTCGATGCCGACTGGTTAAAAGCGATGACATTAGTGTTGCAAACCTGTCGTGAGCAACAGCGTAAAGTAAACCGAGGACCTTATAAATTTGGACGTGAGACTTCGTGGTCTACGGACACGGTTCCAGGCAATGGATATGGCAACCCAACACGACCGACTGGCTTAATTCACAGCATTTTCCGGCCTTCTGACGATGCAACGGTTTTTCCATTTTATGTTCCATCGAACTGGTTTGCAGTCGCATCATTCCGGCAGTTAGCCACGATGATAGACCAGATACAGCCTGCCGAAGTTGCCTTTGCGAAAGATTGCCGGACATTGGCCACCGAAGTGGAAGGCGCCCTGAAACAGTACGCCATTTATGAGCATCCCAAATACGGCAAAATCTACGCACTGGAAGTTGATGGGTATGGAAATCGTTTGCTTCAGGATGATGCCAATGTACCGAATCTGCTGGCGTTGCCTTATCTGGGAGCCTGCCCGGTTAGTGATCCAGTCTATCGAAGCACCCGTCGGTTTGTTCTTAGCCCCGACAATCCGTATTTTTTCAGAGGAAAAGCCGCAGAAGGTGTCGGTAGTCCACATACGCTGGTCAATAGCATCTGGCCAATGAGCCTGATCATGCGGGCGCTTACCTCCACCGACGATCAGGAGATTCTGGCTCAGCTTCGTCTGTTAAAGAAAACTCATGCCGGTACGGGGTTCATGCATGAATCCTTCGATCAGGACGATCCGACAAAATTCACCCGCAAGTGGTTTGCCTGGGCAAATACGCTCTTCGGCGAGCTCATCTTGAAACTCGCGGCCGAACGGCCACATTTATTGAGTAAACCGGTATAA